A region of the Silene latifolia isolate original U9 population chromosome 9, ASM4854445v1, whole genome shotgun sequence genome:
GTCATTACCAGTAGGGAGGGAACCACCAGGAGCagcaacgccaccaaaatcacaaGTAGCACCCTGTGATTTTTTGTTCTGATAATAACTATTAGCAGCATAACTACATAGAGCTTGAACATCATTAGCTTGATAACATGGTCCATTTGATTGTATTGGACCACAATTTGCTCCATTACCACATGCATAATCTATCACTTTCTTATACGGATCCGGAGCCTGCGAACCCGGTTTACACAGACAGTACTGAGCACCTGTACCCAAATTtacattatcaagttcaacaatCAGCAAAATTTCAGCTTTCGCTAGAAATTTGAATAAAGATCAAATTTTTAAGTTAACCCATTACTCTTAAGACGAACAATATCATTCTTAAgcttaaaacatgtgaaatagtaCCCATTTAGATAGATTTGCCCcgttttaaatttaagacggaCACTGATTATATTCATTTACTAGTAAAAATCCAGAATAATAGTGTGCAAATATTTGAAAATAATTCTGTAAATTTGGGTAAATGTCACATTTTTAACTAGACCCACTAATTAAAATTTGATaagcaaaataaaaacaaaaaaataggGAAAAAAATAATACTATTAATTACCCATAAGGCCATAACTGCACAAGTCTTTATCAACATAAAATCTTTCTAATAAATAAGTAAACAACTAGCTCAAAAGCGTTCTTTTAATTAAAAAACCAGTCTCACATTATAAGAATAACTACCAATAAATATAAGGCATTAAGATACTTACTTGAGTAGCTAGTGAAGCTCAAGAAAAGAGCTAAGAACACTAAAACAGCCATGATTAAATATGTGAAATATGAGATTATGTAGATTAATAAACACTGTAAATTAATTAAAGTGAAGGTTATTTGAGTTGATAGTGAATGAAGAAAAGGAAGTGCAAGTTGAGAGGTAAGAGAGAAATGAAGGGCAATAATATTGAGAGAGAAGAAAAGTTGGTGTGGGACTATAAAAGAGAAATGGAGTTGAATGAGGTGATGGGTGTGTAATTTTTCTAGACTAAAATGATGGGGAATTTGTCCCAATGTTGTCCTTTTTATACTAGTACGAATTCCGTCACCTCTATCCCGGTCATTTCTTTACGTTtatttttggcacaaaaattaaaaaaaaaaaaaaaaaaaaaaagatatacaGAGTATGTACTTAAAAAATACACGAGTATTTGTATGAGAAAGAAATATAACGCGTACATGAGGAAGTGAAATAACTTTTCGATATATAAAACGGAAACTTAAAAAAATGAGTGACTGAGATACCCGAAAAAGGAAAGCGCAAAGAAATACGAAAACTCGGAAGTATATGTTTGTTGTTTTCTATGGTAGAGGTCAGTTTCAGAATCTATAATTTGTGATAGTGCTTCaaaatttgttgttgttttctAAGGGACAATTAAATAAAGTTGTGGTGAGATTAGAGCATGAATTAACATGGTTTTGAAAAAGTGTGCTTCTTGCCAATGTCTAATGGCTTTAGACATACAgcaagtcttgcttgtgacgggctaattccgtcacaagcttgtgacctctcagaAAAAAggaagaggggacaaggtggggcacccatgtgcttccccactcacctatcatggacattttgtgagaggaagaGAATTTGTGCTAGACATAAGACAACTTTGCCAAAGGCTTATCAAAAATTTTCATTAAGGCGGACCTATCCATTTTAAACCTTTCGAGTATCACACGTAAGATAAAAACAGGATGAATCGATAATAGCAGTAGGTTTTTCCCATTTATACAAATAAAATGTTATTTgagatatatccgtcttaaaaagGACTTGCTCTTAATTATCTCAACGTATGCTTAACATTCAGTACACCATAGAGTTCAGTAGTACGGAGTATATTTACACTAATACTCCAATAATAACACCTTTTAAAAACACAGTTTATGGGAAACAGAGTTTGGACTGGCGACTGACCTATGTTGTCTTTGCGTCAACGGCCCTTTTAACGGTCATAAATCTACTTCAAATGTGGTCAAGAGTCACTAACTCAAGACTAAAGAAGATCATGATTCATGAGTTACCTTTTAACCCAATACAAATAGCCCAAGTAAATGTGTAATTTGGGTCAGACTTGGTCGGATCAATTTAAGTTGAATTACTAGGCGGTTCTTTTCTGTTGAAATGAGTTGTATTGAACTAAAATAAACTGAAGTAAGAGTTATAAATTGTTCTTTTCGGTAGAAAGAAACTGAATTGAAATAAGAGTTGACCTTCTGCTGAAaagagctaaactgaactgaaatgcTCTAAAATTaggtccaaaagaacatggcttAGTTTGTGAAAAATGAGTTGAGTTCGTGGTCTTAATCTGTGAAGAgaataactaaactaaataaaaactaAATTAAAATGATCTGAAATTAAGGCAGAAAGACACATAACTATTTTTATTTGGGCTGGATTACATTGGGTTAATATTGAGTTTCGAGTCTACTACGTCGTGTGTGTTGTTCTTTGACCATTTTCGATTACAAGTGAGGAAGTCACTTTTGGCTCAGTTTATTTTCGAATCAAGGGTTAAAATGAGTTTAATAGTGAAATTTAATAGCCTTATATTTTAAAATGAgtttaatagtgtaactttagatTATCATTTCAGGTTATTTTGGGTCATTCCAAATACACAAATAACCAATTTCTAGGTCAATGGTTTTGGTCACATTGTTTCCGGTCAAATCAATACAGGGCCTAATGAAATGCCAATCAAGTTTGGGCCAGATCGAAATATTTAGAGTCCCAGCTCCTACAGTGATTACGAGCTCGAGCCAACGAATATAGAATTAAGCTTATCGGATGAGATCATTTAAATGGCTCGACAGTCGACAAACTTTAATCACACAACTCCTTTCTAATTACATTTACTTTGCGATTATTCATGGTTGTATTGTTtacggaaatttctcatggtaccctTTAATTTTGTCatatttcccatggtacccttacttttaagaatctgcctatgataCCCTTGGGATTCCATTTTTGTGCCCATGATACCCCTAATGTAACGGCCGTTAAGTGAACGTTAAGTTTTGATGATGAGTCAATGaattagtaattaaaaattattaataaatatgaaataaaaatggaaagTAGGGTACCATGGAAAATcggacaaaattaaggggtaccatgaaAAATTCCGTAATTTTTAATTACTATTTTATTGTCAAATCATCAAAACTTACATTAGGGGGCACCATGAGCACAAAAATAGAACCTCAAGtataccataggcagattcttaaaaacagggtaccatgagaaatctgacaaaattaaaggGTTCCGTAAAGTTTAAGATGAGCTAAACCGAACTGATATTATTGCCGTGCAATATTTACATCAGTATTTATTTTGTGCCAATGCTCTGAACAACAATGCTGTTTTATTAGTGCCACATGTAACAGCATATCGCGACTGGCAGTTTCCAGGAAATGCTAAAGAACCACAATTGCAGTTTCAATTACACAGTTAGATAATCATTTTCTGTAATTTCTGACTTAGATACAAGGATGTATGAAATCAGATCAAGATGTAACAACAGAATGAGCATGTCAAGCTGAATTAGTTACGCCATCCGACCACATATAACTAACCTCGGTATGTCTTGCATCAGACAGACTCATATGCGAGGCCAGCTCAAATACACGTGTTCCTAATGAGATTGGTCTCCATGTAAGACCGTTTCATAAAAGTTTTGTGACATAAATAAGCATCATCGTATTTAACTTTAGGGGAGATAGACTCCAATGTAAACTAATATCCACTAAGTAACGGTGGTTACACTAATTCACTAGTTATTCATTAGTTTGAAACACTTTTAGACTAAATCGTGTACAGTTAAGAAACTTAGCAGTTAGCATCATCTTAGTCAAAAGTGAAAAATTATTACCAAATACGACGATGGAGAACCCAATGACAAATGCTCGCTTCAGCACATTTACAACAGCATGTGTAAGGGGTGCAACTCGCTCCAGAGTATTTGTAGCTACCTGCATGGGGCATTTGGAAGTTAGCTAGAATTTTGGTGCAAACTTACTGAGAAATAAGCTACACTATTTAGCTACAAAGTGTTGTAAGGCGGTCGCTTTTGCTAACAACAATTCTCTAAAACTTTTCACACCATTCAGTTACACCCATTGTAGTCTATCATCACATTCATCAGGTCTATCATCAGGTGTTCCCTAAAGAGCTTTTTTGGTGGAAGACTACCTGGACGATGATAACAGCCGGCCATACACTTACcagaaagaaaagaaatcaaaccaCCCACAGAAGCTCATATAATTCAAGCAAAGGACAGTTGCCTATATATCAAAGCGGTTTGCTCAGGCGTCACTCACACGCCGAGTGACATGTAAGCAATCTTGAGCTAGGGAAAAGCCGAAGATTTGGTGGCTTAAGGTTTCACCAGATCTGCCAGTTAGTTGGCTGTTGGTTTGTGGGGTCGGGTTATGACTTGGCTCACAAGCCATGATACAATTTTAGTGTCCCATGGTCAGGATACATCTTTATCCATATGAATTTTTCTTGTTTATTGCCTTCAATTATTACTTAGCTCAGAGTCAGCTCGATGTCATTCATGTGATAGTGTCAACTAGGGGAAGGCTTAAAAACAGTATCCTTCCTATTGCACCTACACCAATTTGAGAAAATGTAGATAATGTGATACAAGTATAATAGATGATGTGGTTATTGGCTCGTCACAGGAGCAGGGCTCGAACTCGGGACCTATTGAGATGAACTTGTATCTTGGAGCAGCGTTGCATATGGGTTGGAGTGGAGTTGGTTTGTTGCTTAATGGGGGCCCAGTTTCGAACTGAGTCGGGTTCGAGGAAGGCCAAGTCAATTAGGAAGCTTAGTCAAAATTAATAAAACTAATCCCTGGATTAGTATCTTAGCTTTTAGTTAGAATGCTAGCTGTTAAGATTTAATTGTTGGGTGTGATGGATTAAATTTAGATTTAATAATCGTCGTCAAGTTTGTTTAGGAGTCTCGGTGTTTAAGGAGACATTACTATTATTTAAAGGCTAGATTGTATGCTCTTCGAGGCATTCAACGATTTAATAAAATTCCAGAAAATCCGATCAAGTTTTGATCACAAACCCGATTTGAGATTGTAATTCAAATCTTCGTCTAACAAACAAACGAGGTAGTTTGTTCGTTGGGCACCATTAGCTTGTATTCAAGGCCGAATCACAAGCTAAATATCCGTAACAAGTTTGTTAAATTCTGTTAACTCGTCGCGCTTACTACGTGACGATTCTAAGTTCGTTGAAAGTTCGTTAAAGCTTCCGCTTTTGTATCATCCAGCATCGAGCTTGGCTCTTGATCCTAACCAGTAATGGAAAACTTTGACGACCCAAACTTCCTTAATAGCCTTCGTGAGGCTTTGAGGAACCTTCCTCCGGGGGCATCTCGATTTCAAGCACAGCGAGGGGAACCAATTCGGAAAGTAGACGAGTTCAAGCTTACTGAACTTCCAGAATTTGAAGGGAGCACGGACCCCGAGGATTATTTGGAGTGGGAACGGAAAATACAGCGTATGTTCGAGTTTAAAGAATTGTCTGACGAAAAGAGCTGCAAATACGCCATATTAAAACTGGTGAGAAACGCATCCTTGTGGTTTGAAAATTTGAAGGAACGACGTGCAAGAGAGGGCAAGAATAAAATCAATTCCTGGGAAGACCTCAAACGAAAGTTGCGTAAAAGGTATGTACCCAAAAGCTATAAGATCGACTTATATAAAAAAATAGCAGATTTAACTCAGGGTAGTTTATCCGTTACCAATTATATTGCGGAATTTGAAAAACTCACTCTCATGGGAGAAATTGAGGAAATCGAAGAGCAAAAGATGGCAAGATTTAGCAGGGGATTAAATCGTAACATAGTCGATAAAGTCGAACTACAACAATATGCCTCCTTCGATATGTTGTGTACTCTTTGTCTTAAAGTTGAGGCCCAACTGAAAAATTCACGAGCTAATTCTACGACTACTCCGAGGCCGAGCGTATGGAACAAGGGAGAAGGTCTGAAACTAGGGGGAGCTGATCCTAGTACCAGCGTGAACACCAAATCAGTATCATCTATACCAGACCGTATTGAGACTAAGGGGAAGGAGCGGGACTTGTCTAAAATTCGTTGTTTCAAGTGTCAGGGTTTCGGTCACTTTCAGAGTGACTGCCCTAACAAGAGAAACGTGACATTAAGGGAAGCTATTAGTGTCCGAGATGAATTATATGACGTGATGATCGAAGAGGAGGGTCTGTTCGTAACACAGGGCGAGGAAGAGTCGGGTGAAGACCTGATTTTCGATGCCCCTATTTATGATACTACCTTGGTATTGCGACGTATGCTACATTCGACAGAAGAAGCAAAGGATGAGGAGCAGCGAAATCAATTGTTTCATACCAAATGTCAGATTAAAAACCGCTGGTGTAGTGTTATAGTGGATGGGGGTAGTTGCACGAATGTTGCGTCGACCGAATTGATTGACAAACTTTCATTAGCCACCCTACCGCACCCAAGACCTTACGCGTTGCATTGGCTCGACGACGGAAATAAAGTAAGGGTCACTAAGCAAGCAAGGGTGAATTTCACTATGGGTCCGTATGAGGACGAGGTTCTTTGTGACGTAGTGCCGATGGACGCTTGTCATCTATTGTTGGGACGTCCTTGGCAGTTTGATCGAAACGTACTACATCAAGGGAGGAGCAATATACTGACCTTAATAAAGAACGGGAAAAGGATTGTGCTTAAACCTATGTCACCTGACAATGTGCGTTCTATTTATTCCGGGCGAAATAGGAAATCTAACCCATCTTTACTCGTCAGTGGAAGAGAAATCAGTGGGAAAGAAGTTGAGCAGATTATTCAAGAAGGAGGGCGCATCTACGCACTCATAGCTAAAGAACAGCGGGAGTCGTGTCTGGTATTACATGCTGAATCGGGTAAATTGGAGCTGGACCGTTTATTGGAAGAATTCCGGGATGTGTTTCCCGAGGATCTGCCTCAAGGATTACCCCCTATACGGGGTATTGAACACCAAATAGACCTTGTTCCAGGGGCACCCTTACCCAATAAAGCTGCGTATCGATGTAACCCAGAAGAGACAAAAGAGCTTCAACGTCAAATTGAGGAATTGCTCGAGCGTGGTTATGTGCGAGAAAGTCTCAGCCCTTGTGCGGTTCCGGTTTTGTTGGTACCTAAGAAGGATGGCtcatggcgtatgtgtattgatagCCGCGCTATAAATAATATTACTATCAAATATAGGTTTCCTATTCCGAGACTCGACGACATGTTGGATGAGTTACATGGTTCTCAGTTATTTTCCAAAATAGACTTGAGAAGTGGGTACCATCAAATTAGAATGAAAGAAGGAGACGAGTGGAAGACggcattcaaaacaaagcatggACTCTACGAATGgatggtcatgcctttcggttTAACCAACGCTCCGAGCACCTTTATGCGTCTGATGAACGAGGTACTTAAAGCTTTTATTGGTAAATTTGTTGTAGTTTACTTGGACGATATATTAATTTACAGTAAAAATTTGACTGATCACTTGGAGCACCTACGGAGAGTGTTCGAGGTATTACGCATCCAAAAATTGTATGGAAAGGCTGAGAAATGCTCCTTTTTAGTTAATGAAGTGATTTTTTTGGGGTACGTGGTATCCAAGGACGGAGTTTCTGTCGACAAGAGTAAGGTCGAAGCCATCCGAACTTGGCCTGTCCCTTCTACTGTTACTGAAGTCCGGTCTTTTCATGGCCTAGCTTCATTTTATCGTCGTTTTATACGAGACTTCAGTACGATTACAAGCCCGATAACAGAATGTTTGAAAAAGGGTTCGTTCTCATGGAACGAGGCTGCTCAAAAGGCCTTTGAACTGATAAAGGAGAAGCTTTGTGAGGCCCCTGTACTAGCCTTACCAGATTTTACACAGCCTTTCGAGGTGGAGTGTGACGCTAGCGGGGTTGGGATTGGTGCAGTTCTTGTTCAAAATAGGCGTCCCATAGCTTATTTTTCCGAGAAGTTAAGTGGGGCACGTTGTAATTACTCTACTTACGACAAAGAATTTTATGCAATAGTTCGGGCTTTGAACCATTGGAGCCATTATCTTCGTCCTAATCATTTTGTTCTACATTCCGATCACGAGTCTTTGAAATATATTAATGGGCCGCAGAAACTGAACCCACGGCACGCCAAGTGGGTTGAATTTTTACAGTCCTTCCAATTCTCGTCCAAGTACaaggaagggaaagaaaataTAGTGGCTGATGCTTTGTCACGTAGACACTCAGTTTTAGCTACCCTTGAAGTGAAATTACTCGGTTTCGAATTAATCAAGGAATATTATGCCACTGATGGAGATTTTGGGGAGATTTATGCGGAGTGTGGGACTGGTTCTTGCAGGGACTTTCAGTTGCAGGATGGATTTTTATTCAAGGGTAACAAACTTTGCATTCCGAGACATCCGATTCGGGAATTGTTGGTGCGTGAGGCACATAGCGGTGGCATTGCTGGCCATTTTGGTCCACAAAAGACCTTGGAAATACTCCAAGAGTATTTTTATTGGCCTAAAATGTTTGGAAATATTCAAGAGCTGGTTGGAAAATGTGTTAATTGCCAGCTGGCGAAGAGTCGTTTCAAGGCCGGCGAATATTTACCTCTACCCGTGCCGAACCGGCCTTGGGAGGACGTTTCGATGGATTTCGTGATAGCCTTGCCTCGCACTCAACGAGGTATGGATGCTATTATGGTAGTAGTGGACCGGTTTTCAAAGATGGCGCATTTTATCGCCAGTCACAAAACAGATGATGCGGCTAATGTAGCGGATCTTTACTTTCGGGAAGTGGTTCGTTTACATGGAGTGCCACGGTCCATTGTGTCAGATCGAGACGTTAAATTTTTGAGCTATTTCTGGAAGACTTTGTGGAGAAAGGTTGGTACGAAACTGTTATTTAGTACCTCTCATCACCCGCAAACAGATGGGCAGACGGAGGTGACTAACCGTACGTTGGGAACGCTGCTGCGAGGATTGGTGAACAAAACTCAGCGTGATTGGGATATAAAGTTGGCCCACGCAGAATTTGCTTATAATCGGTCTCCAACCTATGCTACTAAACACTCCCCATTTGAGGTCGTGTATGGTGTTAATCCGTTTATGCCAATCGACTTGTTGCCGGTGCCAAGGGACGAGTTAGTTCACAAAGATGCTGAAGCCAAGTTGAAAGCTATGTTGAAATTGCATGAACAAGTTAAGCAACGAATTGAAAAGGTGAATGCAGCTTATAAGGAGCGATCGAATAAGCATCGAAAGCCGCGAGTGTTTAGTCCCGGTGATTTGGTTTGGCTCCACCTACGAAAGGAACGATTCCCTGGGAAGCGGAAGAACAAGCTCATGCCCCGTGCCGAAGGTCCATTCAAGATCATCGAGAAAATTAATGATAATGCTTATAAACTCGAGCTGCCCGGAGGCTACGGGGTACACGCTACCTTTAATGTTGGCGACCTTTCACCTTACTTGGATGATGACGGGTTAGcggaattgaggacaattccttcgCAAGCCGGAGGGGATGATACAAGTATAATAGATGATGTGGTTATTGGCTCGTCACAGGAGCAGGGCTCGAACTCGGGACCTATTGAGATGAACTTGTATCTTGGAGCAGCGTTGCATATGGGTTGGAGTGGAGTTGGTTTGTTGCTTAATGGGGGCCCAGTTTCGAACTGAGTCGGGTTCGAGGAAGGCCAAGTCAATTAGGAAGCTTAGTCAAAATTAATAAAACTAATCCCTGGATTAGTATCTTAGCTTTTAGTTAGAATGCTAGCTGTTAAGATTTAATTGTTGGGTGTGATGGATTAAATTTAGATTTAATAATCGTCGTCAAGTTTGTTTAGGAGTCTCGGTGTTTAAGGAGACATTACTATTATTTAAAGGCTAGATTGTATGCTCTTCGAGGCATTCAACGATTTAATAAAATTCCAGAAAATCCGATCAAGTTTTGATCACAAACCCGATTTGAGATTGTAATTCAAATCTTCGTCTAACAAACAAACGAGGTAGTTTGTTCGTTGGGCACCATTAGCTTGTATTCAAGGCCGAATCACAAGCTAAATATCCGTAACAAGTTTGTTAAATTCTGTTAACTCGTCGCGCTTACTACGTGACGATTCTAAGTTCGTTGAAAGTTCGTTAAAGCTTCCGCTTTTGTATCATAATGTGTATCGCATCACACCTGTTCCATTCTGAGCACCGACCATACAAGCTCAGGGGTGATCATTGGCCCCCTAGTCAGCCATCGGCATCAGCGACACGTCTTCAGTAGGAGGTGGGGGTTAAGATTTCAAATTGAGGAGCGTGGTGTGCCTCAACGAGTTGTGGTCAAGTTGGGTATTGGCTACGAAGGGTGAAGTCGCAGGTGCGGACAGCCGACTTGGAATGGGTGGTGGGTTGGTGGCATTACTGATAGGGAGAGAGTGAGTGGAGTGTAGATGGACATGGTTGACTATTCCCTTTCATGGGTGTAACCGTGTAAGCAAGTAGGAGGAGAATTAGCTGCTTGAACCATTTCCTACTCCTAAATTAGTAATCGATCATGGCTTGACTAAAGATCAGTCGGCTTGGACCTAGCTTAAGCATAGTCGAGACTAGAAAGCCACATTGACCCAAAAAACCTGAAGCCAAGTTACACTCATATGGCCTAtcaagtgttttttttttgtctgtGTGTGTTTGTATTTACAAGGGTAGTCTTCAGCTCTAAATCTGAATTTAAGGTAACAAGTAACAACTGGATGCAATGATGCAATATATAAAAGTATTAAACTGATTCTCAAGACTATACTGGTACGGGTATTGCCAGACCTGACtataagaaaaaatgaaaaaaaaaaagtacggaaaaaaaaaaagtgacctGAGTCTTGCTTTTGTATCTACCCAGAATGGTATACATCCCAAATGGACAAAGTACGAGATCGATCAAGAAAAGAAGCTTCTGTACAACAAGCACTAGTGATGCCTGTATCGATCCTTATCTCGAGAGGAATAGTAGTAATCTCGACCACGGTCTCGATCTGCAATTAGGAACCACCATCAGAGAGGGAAAAAACACAATCACTTAATTCGTTCAAGTGAAAGGTAAGAacgaaaaatagaaaaagaaatccAGCGCATACCTCGGGAAGAATGATGCTTGGGTTTGTCCAAAGGCCATCCTGCATAAATAGATATATGCAATCAGAACCACAGAGAATTACAGATGACTTGCAACAATATTAATCAAATAATCTCTCAGCTAATGTAAATAGTACTGTACAACTTACCTGAATCCTTGGCTCTATCCCTGGAACGATGACTTTTCTCCTTAACTTTATCTCGGTCACTATCAGCATCATCTTGCTCTCGCTCCCTGTCAGATTCTCTCCCTCTATCACGATTTTGAGACTTCAATAGCTCCCTCAGGTCTCCTTTCTCTTGTTCCTTGTTGCTGTCCCTTTCCCTTTCCTTTTCCCTCTCCTTCTCCCTGTCTTTACTCCTCTCTCCACTTGTGCCTCTTCTGGTATCCTTTGACATATCATCACTTTTCTTAGACCCTTTCAGCCTGTCAGGCGCCTGCTTTACAGGGAGGTCCTTGGATCCACCAGATTCTGTAACGGAACCTATCTTTATACCATTGCTGTCAGATTTGGTAGCCGGTGTACTTAACGAACCTTCCTGTAAACATTACACAAATGTATCAAGATTTCATGTACCAGCTCAACTTGCTCAAGATTCAAGGCATTAATAGTAAGCATAGTGTTACAGCAGTTGAAAATGTAAACTACTTTTGTCCATGGTATAACTTATAGTCGCTTTTGAAACAGTTTTCTAGGAAGTCCCACATTCATACCCTACCACACAGAACATGTACAGAAAGAAAATGTAAACTGATGGTTGGGACATGCTggaatatatttatatatttcttCTACATATATATCTTGAAAAACATAAGTAACCTATTCGAATCTACGGTGATATAGGGCATACTTACTTTGGGTAGAGATTGAGTCTGTGAATCCCATGTCTTACTGGAAGCTGTGGACGAAACGTGCTGTTTACATACAGGTAGATACTTGGCCTTGGGACGACTGTAAAGATGAGCCAAAACTCTGCACACTTCATCTATACTGGATTTATCAGCATCAAAAACTTTCCACCACGGTGGATTCTCAGGGAGAGGCACTCCAAACCTTCTTGCAGCAGCATAGACAACTCCACATGCAACCACCTCACTCTTGAATCGTACACAGAGAGTAGTGCGCAAACTGCACACACGAAGTGAAAAATTATATTACTGAAACGAGTAGCATAGCATCAAAAACGAGTAGAAACACAAAAACAGATTCTGTAGTTGCACAATTGCCCATTGTGTTACAGATTAAATTCCAAGCAAGAATGATGAAAAGATGTAGCAGGTGTGTGTAAGTGTGTAACAGACCAAAATGAATAGCGTAGCTCCCACATAAAAGATAACTCAGAAATGACTTAAGAAACCTAATCACTGGCTAACCTCAATTGAAAATATCCCTAATATAACAGGTTATAAATCATCTAAATCAAAGAACTTGGGACCCTTTCAGTTTTCAGATCCAGTATAACATGAGCTAATACCATGAAGGCATGAACAAGAGTACAAGGAATAATGTACAAACCTATCGTTTGCTAGATTCCATGCATCCTGTCTCAACTCTGATGGTGTCCCAAGTGTGGCTAAATAGTTAGAAATAAACTTATGCGGATGCTCCACGTGGCAAATAAACCCCATTTCTTTTAGAAGATGCCGTTCTGTCCTTACTAATTCAACCTTTAAATCTGCATACTtctgttgccaaaaaaaaaaaatcgttataAACTTAACAAGCCAGATACTACAGTCACTAGAAAGGCGTAGCTCAGAAGCCAAAACACTTATCAAGAACCCGAAAAGGCATGGTTTTTTACCTTAGAAGAAACATCCAAGGGCTCAATAGACAAGTTCTCTCTTCTACATTCCATTCGGTGAAAGACAATGATAACTTGTTCTTGTTCTGCTCTCCTTGGACTCTCCTCGAGTTTAGACGCAAGCCAAATACAACTAGCAGCTACCGTCTGGAAATCAAACAACCAGATACATTAATACGCTAACAACACTGCACAATACTACAATTACTTTGTGATAAACTGATGATACAACAAAACTAAGTAAACATACCTTCACATCAAAGCAGGCAAATGACTTTTTACAATAGAACCTGTGAAACAAAACTTGTCCGGTCGCCATTACCGCTTGAGGTCTATCAACTTAAGTTAAGAGGTAACAAATTGGATACGCAAAAgtgcaaaacaaaaaacaaaaaacttaAAGAGAAGTAAGAAAAAGACGGGGTAAATAGGAAGGATACAATCTCAAAAGAATCCCACTCTCTTGAATAAGATCACACCCGTAAATCCGTAACATGGTTTCTGTTTCTTCATCAATACCGTCTTTCCTTGAAGGAGAATTTTCAAGCTGCTCTTTAGTTAGGTAAAAGTTGTCAATTACCGTGTAGATCATCGTCACTCCCTACAGCGCAAATCAACAATCAAATTAATCCTGACCTAACTTCA
Encoded here:
- the LOC141598886 gene encoding PLASMODESMATA CALLOSE-BINDING PROTEIN 4-like, producing MAVLVFLALFLSFTSYSSAQYCLCKPGSQAPDPYKKVIDYACGNGANCGPIQSNGPCYQANDVQALCSYAANSYYQNKKSQGATCDFGGVAAPGGSLPTGLPSGCSYPTSAGPVSTGPGISTSSGGGGGGGGVNGVNTGTYTGMGPTSSFTDPNDATSLLQISSCIVSLSLTFVTMLLILRA
- the LOC141598887 gene encoding cyclin-L1-1, yielding MIYTVIDNFYLTKEQLENSPSRKDGIDEETETMLRIYGCDLIQESGILLRLPQAVMATGQVLFHRFYCKKSFACFDVKTVAASCIWLASKLEESPRRAEQEQVIIVFHRMECRRENLSIEPLDVSSKKYADLKVELVRTERHLLKEMGFICHVEHPHKFISNYLATLGTPSELRQDAWNLANDSLRTTLCVRFKSEVVACGVVYAAARRFGVPLPENPPWWKVFDADKSSIDEVCRVLAHLYSRPKAKYLPVCKQHVSSTASSKTWDSQTQSLPKEGSLSTPATKSDSNGIKIGSVTESGGSKDLPVKQAPDRLKGSKKSDDMSKDTRRGTSGERSKDREKEREKERERDSNKEQEKGDLRELLKSQNRDRGRESDREREQDDADSDRDKVKEKSHRSRDRAKDSGWPLDKPKHHSSRDRDRGRDYYYSSRDKDRYRHH